In Kineococcus sp. NBC_00420, a single genomic region encodes these proteins:
- the ppk2 gene encoding polyphosphate kinase 2: MTVRDDEDEPELLTPDGSVVDTWREDYPYDERLGRPEYDAEKRLLQIELLKLQRWLKESGERIVVLCEGRDAAGKGGTIKRFMEHLNPRGARVVALEKPSERESTQWYFQRYVQHLPAAGEFVLFDRSWYNRAGVERVMGFASAAEYDRFVTQAPLFERMLVDDGIHLVKFWFSVTRAEQRTRFLIRQIDPVRQWKLSPMDLASLDRWDDYTAAKEAMFSTTDTDFAPWTVVKTNDKKRARLAAMRHVLAMFDYDDKDAEVVGVPDPLLVVHARTILETDRRPAA, encoded by the coding sequence ATGACCGTTCGTGACGACGAGGACGAGCCCGAACTGCTGACGCCCGACGGCAGCGTCGTGGACACCTGGCGCGAGGACTACCCCTACGACGAGCGCCTCGGCCGCCCCGAGTACGACGCCGAGAAGCGGTTGCTCCAGATCGAGCTGCTCAAGCTCCAGCGCTGGCTCAAGGAGTCCGGCGAGCGCATCGTCGTGCTCTGCGAGGGACGTGACGCGGCGGGCAAGGGCGGCACCATCAAGCGCTTCATGGAGCACCTCAACCCGCGCGGGGCCCGCGTCGTGGCGCTCGAGAAGCCGAGCGAGCGCGAGTCCACCCAGTGGTACTTCCAGCGCTACGTCCAGCACCTGCCGGCCGCCGGGGAGTTCGTCCTGTTCGACCGCTCCTGGTACAACCGCGCCGGGGTCGAGCGGGTCATGGGGTTCGCCTCGGCCGCGGAGTACGACCGGTTCGTGACCCAGGCCCCGCTGTTCGAGCGGATGCTCGTCGACGACGGGATCCACCTGGTGAAGTTCTGGTTCTCGGTGACCCGGGCCGAGCAGCGCACCCGCTTCCTCATCCGCCAGATCGACCCGGTCCGCCAGTGGAAGCTGTCGCCGATGGACCTCGCGAGCCTGGACCGCTGGGACGACTACACCGCGGCCAAGGAGGCGATGTTCTCCACCACGGACACCGACTTCGCCCCGTGGACGGTGGTGAAGACCAACGACAAGAAGCGCGCCCGGCTCGCCGCCATGCGCCACGTGCTGGCGATGTTCGACTACGACGACAAGGACGCCGAGGTCGTCGGCGTGCCGGACCCGCTGCTCGTCGTGCACGCGCGGACGATCCTCGAGACGGACCGCCGCCCCGCCGCCTGA
- a CDS encoding inorganic phosphate transporter → METATLILVLVVVVALTFDFTNGFHDTANAMATSIATGALPPKVAVGLSGILNLVGAFLSVEVALTVSNAVVKIQDKSGAPKPELLDGGGSALLLIVLAGLVGAIAWNLLTWLIGLPSSSSHALFGGLIGATVAGLGWAGVNWNGDGTKIDGVVGKVIIPAVASPILAAIVATVGTFVVHKVISGVAQRFTDQGFRWGQIGSASLVSLAHGTNDAQKTMGVITLGLIASGHWSSTESIPFWVKVACALAIASGTYLGGWRIIRTLGKGLIEITPPQGMAAETASGAVILISSHLGFALSTTHVTTGSVLGAGVGKPGAVVRWRVAGRMVIAWVTTIPAAGIVGALMWWIGHALGGGAVGAIVITAILVAFTLVVMRHSRKNPVHAGNVNDEWEASEGADRTPAAV, encoded by the coding sequence GTGGAGACAGCAACGCTCATCCTCGTGCTGGTCGTCGTGGTGGCGCTCACCTTCGACTTCACCAACGGCTTCCACGACACGGCCAACGCGATGGCCACGTCCATCGCCACCGGAGCTCTGCCACCCAAGGTGGCTGTGGGCCTCTCCGGCATCCTCAACCTCGTCGGGGCGTTCCTGTCCGTCGAGGTCGCCCTCACCGTCTCGAACGCGGTCGTCAAGATCCAGGACAAGAGCGGTGCCCCCAAACCCGAACTGCTCGACGGCGGGGGCTCGGCGCTCCTGCTGATCGTCCTCGCCGGCCTCGTCGGCGCGATCGCCTGGAACCTGCTGACCTGGCTGATCGGTCTGCCGTCCAGCTCCTCGCACGCCCTCTTCGGCGGCCTGATCGGCGCGACCGTCGCCGGCCTCGGCTGGGCGGGCGTGAACTGGAACGGCGACGGCACCAAGATCGACGGCGTCGTGGGCAAGGTCATCATCCCCGCGGTCGCGTCGCCGATCCTGGCCGCGATCGTCGCGACCGTCGGCACCTTCGTCGTCCACAAGGTCATCTCGGGCGTCGCTCAGCGCTTCACCGACCAGGGGTTCCGCTGGGGCCAGATCGGCTCCGCCTCGCTGGTGTCGCTGGCGCACGGCACGAACGACGCGCAGAAGACGATGGGGGTCATCACCCTCGGGCTGATCGCCTCCGGCCACTGGTCCAGCACCGAGTCCATCCCGTTCTGGGTCAAGGTCGCCTGCGCCCTCGCCATCGCCTCCGGGACCTACCTCGGCGGCTGGCGGATCATCCGCACCCTGGGCAAGGGCCTCATCGAGATCACCCCGCCGCAGGGCATGGCTGCCGAGACCGCGTCCGGCGCGGTCATCCTGATCTCCAGCCACCTGGGCTTCGCGCTCTCCACGACCCACGTGACGACCGGCTCGGTGCTCGGCGCCGGCGTCGGCAAGCCCGGTGCCGTCGTGCGCTGGCGGGTCGCCGGCCGCATGGTCATCGCCTGGGTGACGACCATCCCGGCCGCCGGGATCGTCGGGGCCCTCATGTGGTGGATCGGCCACGCGCTGGGCGGCGGCGCCGTCGGCGCGATCGTCATCACCGCGATCCTGGTCGCCTTCACGCTCGTCGTGATGCGCCACTCGCGCAAGAACCCGGTGCACGCCGGCAACGTCAACGACGAGTGGGAAGCGAGCGAGGGTGCCGACCGCACCCCCGCCGCGGTCTGA
- a CDS encoding DUF3349 domain-containing protein — protein MTSSSTNLATRVVDWLRAGYPGGVPRQDYVALLGLLRRKLTDEEVHSIAAEIVGLARQGEVITVSDVERLINEATLDEPATADVARVSSHLAAGGWPLADYPRD, from the coding sequence ATGACCTCCAGCTCCACCAACCTCGCGACCCGCGTCGTCGACTGGCTGCGCGCCGGGTACCCGGGCGGCGTCCCGCGCCAGGACTACGTGGCCCTGCTCGGCCTGCTGCGCCGCAAGCTCACCGACGAGGAGGTCCACTCCATCGCCGCCGAGATCGTCGGTCTCGCCCGGCAGGGCGAGGTCATCACCGTCTCCGACGTGGAGCGCCTCATCAACGAGGCCACCCTCGACGAACCGGCGACCGCCGACGTCGCCCGGGTGTCCTCGCACCTGGCCGCCGGTGGCTGGCCGCTCGCGGACTACCCCCGCGACTGA
- a CDS encoding fluoride efflux transporter FluC, with amino-acid sequence MSTPEAPPHRDPRLLVLVGAGGAVGTVARWAVSAGVPVVSGWPLATLTVNLLGSFALGLLLESLLRRGPETAALRRRRLGLGTGFCGGFTTCSSFAVELDRLVSGGHPATALGYAAVSLLGGLVAVVLGIACAVRTR; translated from the coding sequence GTGAGCACGCCCGAGGCGCCGCCGCACCGTGATCCGCGGCTCCTCGTGCTCGTCGGCGCCGGCGGCGCGGTGGGGACCGTGGCCCGCTGGGCCGTCTCGGCCGGCGTTCCCGTCGTGTCCGGGTGGCCGCTCGCGACGCTCACGGTGAACCTCCTCGGGTCCTTCGCGCTGGGCCTGCTGCTGGAGTCCCTGCTGCGACGGGGACCGGAGACCGCCGCGCTGCGTCGCCGGCGCCTCGGGCTCGGGACGGGGTTCTGCGGCGGGTTCACGACGTGCTCCAGCTTCGCCGTCGAACTGGACCGCCTGGTCAGCGGGGGGCACCCGGCGACCGCCCTCGGCTACGCCGCCGTCAGCCTGCTCGGCGGCCTGGTCGCCGTCGTGCTCGGCATCGCCTGCGCGGTGCGGACCCGGTGA
- the crcB gene encoding fluoride efflux transporter CrcB — MILLLALAGGLGAAARFALDGELRARRPSEFPWPILLVNVLGSLLLGFLTGLVLDGADERWHLVLGVGFCGGFTTFSTAMVDTVRLAQRGAVRSATLNLVGTLATTVVAAAFGWGLAVLL, encoded by the coding sequence GTGATCCTGCTCCTCGCCCTGGCCGGCGGTCTCGGCGCCGCGGCGCGGTTCGCCCTCGACGGGGAACTGCGCGCCCGGCGTCCCTCGGAGTTCCCGTGGCCGATCCTGCTCGTCAACGTGCTGGGTTCGCTCCTGCTCGGGTTCCTCACCGGTCTCGTCCTCGACGGCGCGGACGAGCGGTGGCACCTCGTCCTCGGCGTCGGGTTCTGCGGCGGCTTCACGACGTTCAGCACCGCGATGGTCGACACCGTCCGGCTGGCGCAGCGGGGGGCGGTGCGCTCGGCGACGCTGAACCTCGTCGGGACCCTGGCGACCACCGTCGTCGCGGCCGCCTTCGGGTGGGGACTGGCCGTCCTCCTGTAA
- the nhaA gene encoding Na+/H+ antiporter NhaA, whose translation MPTPPPTARRLLFPRGSWEERTRLTDVLRKETTGGVLLLVLTVVALVWANLPGGSYEDVRQFHLGPAALHLNLSIEHWAADGLLAIFFFVTGLELKKEFVAGDLRSPRAAALPIAAALGGMAVPALLFVLVNVLHPDAPEGALVGWATPTATDIAFALGILAVVGSHLPSGLRTFLLTLAVVDDLLGITVIAIFYTEQVNWLPLLLALVTLVAFTVAVQLRVRAWWLLVPLALATWGLVHASGIHATVAGVLLGLVVPVLRSEKNGGPDAGPGLSEHFEHVWRPLSTGFAVPVFALFSAGVAIGGASGFAAAMKDSVALGVIAGLVLGKPIGIVATTWIVSKVTKAELDENLRWIDVLGMAMLAGMGFTVSLLIGSLAFGEGTAAGEHVTLGVLVGSAASAVLAAVVLSTRNRVYRRIEIEEGVDADGNGIPDVYER comes from the coding sequence GTGCCCACCCCGCCCCCCACCGCTCGCCGTCTCCTCTTCCCCCGCGGTTCGTGGGAGGAACGCACCCGCCTCACCGACGTGCTGCGCAAGGAGACCACCGGCGGGGTCCTGCTGCTGGTGCTGACCGTCGTCGCGCTGGTCTGGGCGAACCTCCCCGGCGGCAGCTACGAGGACGTGCGGCAGTTCCACCTCGGGCCCGCGGCCCTGCACCTGAACCTCTCGATCGAGCACTGGGCCGCCGACGGCCTGCTGGCGATCTTCTTCTTCGTCACCGGCCTCGAACTCAAGAAGGAGTTCGTCGCCGGCGACCTGCGCAGCCCCCGCGCGGCGGCCCTGCCGATCGCGGCGGCGCTCGGCGGGATGGCCGTGCCCGCCCTGCTGTTCGTGCTCGTCAACGTGCTGCACCCCGACGCCCCCGAAGGGGCACTGGTCGGCTGGGCCACCCCGACCGCCACCGACATCGCGTTCGCGCTCGGGATCCTGGCCGTCGTCGGTTCGCACCTGCCGTCGGGGTTGCGGACGTTCCTGCTGACCCTCGCGGTCGTGGACGACCTGCTGGGCATCACCGTCATCGCGATCTTCTACACCGAGCAGGTGAACTGGCTGCCGCTGCTGCTGGCCCTGGTGACGCTCGTGGCCTTCACCGTCGCGGTGCAGCTCCGGGTCCGGGCGTGGTGGCTGCTCGTCCCCCTCGCCCTCGCGACCTGGGGCCTGGTCCACGCCTCGGGGATCCACGCCACGGTCGCGGGGGTCCTGCTGGGGCTCGTGGTCCCGGTGCTGCGCAGCGAGAAGAACGGTGGCCCGGACGCCGGGCCGGGTCTCTCCGAGCACTTCGAGCACGTCTGGCGACCCCTGTCGACGGGGTTCGCGGTGCCGGTCTTCGCCCTGTTCTCCGCCGGGGTCGCCATCGGCGGCGCCTCGGGTTTCGCCGCCGCGATGAAGGACTCCGTGGCCCTCGGCGTGATCGCCGGCCTCGTGCTGGGCAAACCGATCGGCATCGTCGCCACCACCTGGATCGTCTCGAAGGTGACGAAGGCCGAGCTCGACGAGAACCTGCGCTGGATCGACGTCCTGGGCATGGCGATGCTGGCCGGGATGGGGTTCACGGTCTCGCTGCTCATCGGGTCGCTCGCCTTCGGGGAGGGCACCGCAGCCGGTGAGCACGTGACGCTCGGGGTACTCGTCGGGTCGGCCGCCTCGGCGGTCCTCGCGGCCGTCGTGCTCTCCACCCGCAACCGCGTGTACCGCCGGATCGAGATCGAGGAGGGTGTCGACGCCGACGGGAACGGCATCCCGGACGTCTACGAACGCTGA
- a CDS encoding GNAT family N-acetyltransferase, protein MLDTADLQDQACALYRDVLGHGEPGMELNPRLLSALVRNGGSAVGLVEGERLVAFAYGVHAHDADGDYHYSQSAAVAPDHQGLGLGRRLKQAQADVVRTGGVTTMRWAYDPVLGRNAHFNLDVLGARARWFVDDFYFRPGTDRVVVEWDLRGPPRPAPVVEELHLPSGPVTAAVRTDLRRGFRALLDAGYVAVSCGRAEHGGSVYGFGRPR, encoded by the coding sequence GTGCTCGACACCGCGGACCTGCAGGACCAGGCGTGCGCGCTCTACCGCGACGTGCTGGGCCACGGTGAACCCGGGATGGAACTCAACCCGCGGCTGCTCTCGGCGCTGGTGCGCAACGGGGGTTCCGCCGTGGGCCTGGTCGAGGGGGAGCGCCTGGTCGCGTTCGCCTACGGCGTGCACGCCCACGACGCGGACGGCGACTACCACTACTCCCAGAGCGCCGCCGTCGCCCCCGACCACCAGGGTCTGGGGCTCGGCCGGCGGCTCAAGCAGGCCCAGGCCGACGTCGTCCGGACGGGCGGGGTGACGACGATGCGCTGGGCCTACGACCCGGTGCTGGGCCGCAACGCCCACTTCAACCTCGACGTCCTCGGCGCGCGGGCGCGCTGGTTCGTCGACGACTTCTACTTCCGCCCCGGCACGGACCGGGTGGTCGTCGAGTGGGACCTGCGCGGCCCGCCCCGTCCCGCGCCCGTCGTCGAGGAACTGCACCTCCCCTCCGGTCCCGTGACGGCCGCGGTCCGGACCGACCTGCGGCGGGGTTTCCGCGCGCTGCTGGACGCCGGGTACGTGGCCGTCAGCTGCGGCCGGGCCGAGCACGGCGGATCGGTCTACGGTTTCGGGCGTCCCCGATGA
- the menC gene encoding o-succinylbenzoate synthase, giving the protein MKIVRADLHQVRLPLVHEFQTSSHRKGFLEHLLVELTDEDGRTGWGEIACPSDPFFAPDTVATSWHVATTYLLPAVVGRSVSSAPEVSGAYAKVRGHQFAKAGVDVAAWSLWSARQGVPLSAALGGTRSSVVAGVSLGIEKTIDDLLEQVHHHHVGSGYPRVKLKIQPGWDVEPVHAVRAAFGDDLLLHVDANGAYSDSPEHLTALRALDGFGLTMIEQPFAPRAFTTSAEFQRSVRTPVCLDESIDTVDDLRTAQALGSGRVLNVKVSRMGGLSTALAAHDLAVEFGWPAWVGGMHEFGVGRAANVALSSLSGFTMPSDVSASEKYYARDVTTPITAVGGIVAVSALPGLGVEVDREFLVQNRVRAEGFTA; this is encoded by the coding sequence GTGAAGATCGTCCGTGCCGACCTGCACCAGGTGCGCCTGCCGCTGGTCCACGAGTTCCAGACCAGCTCGCACCGCAAGGGCTTCCTCGAACACCTGCTGGTGGAACTGACCGACGAGGACGGCCGCACCGGGTGGGGTGAGATCGCCTGCCCCAGCGACCCGTTCTTCGCCCCCGACACCGTCGCGACGAGCTGGCACGTGGCGACGACCTACCTGCTGCCCGCCGTCGTCGGACGTTCCGTCTCCTCCGCCCCGGAGGTCTCGGGCGCCTACGCCAAGGTGCGCGGACACCAGTTCGCGAAGGCCGGGGTGGACGTCGCGGCGTGGTCGTTGTGGTCGGCCCGCCAGGGGGTTCCGCTGTCCGCGGCGCTCGGGGGCACGCGGTCCTCGGTCGTCGCAGGGGTTTCGCTCGGCATCGAGAAGACCATCGACGACCTGCTCGAGCAGGTGCACCACCACCACGTCGGGTCCGGGTACCCGCGGGTCAAGCTGAAGATCCAGCCCGGGTGGGACGTCGAACCGGTCCACGCCGTGCGCGCCGCGTTCGGCGACGACCTGCTGCTGCACGTCGACGCCAACGGCGCCTACTCCGACTCCCCGGAACACCTGACGGCGTTGCGGGCCCTCGACGGGTTCGGGCTGACGATGATCGAGCAGCCGTTCGCGCCGCGGGCGTTCACGACGTCGGCGGAGTTCCAGCGTTCGGTCCGGACGCCCGTCTGCCTGGACGAGTCGATCGACACCGTCGACGACCTGCGGACCGCGCAGGCCCTGGGGTCGGGCCGGGTGCTGAACGTCAAGGTGTCGCGGATGGGCGGTCTGAGCACCGCGCTGGCGGCGCACGACCTCGCCGTCGAGTTCGGCTGGCCGGCCTGGGTCGGGGGGATGCACGAGTTCGGGGTGGGGCGCGCCGCGAACGTCGCGCTCTCCAGCCTCTCGGGTTTCACGATGCCCTCCGACGTGTCGGCGTCGGAGAAGTACTACGCCCGCGACGTGACGACGCCCATCACCGCCGTCGGCGGGATCGTGGCGGTCTCCGCCCTCCCGGGGCTGGGCGTCGAGGTGGACCGGGAGTTCCTGGTGCAGAACCGGGTCCGGGCCGAGGGTTTCACCGCGTGA
- a CDS encoding alcohol dehydrogenase catalytic domain-containing protein — MSTYAVLHVTPDGTLAPSTRPLVDPAPGHVRLRVQACGICHTDVFTVQPHAPHEPSRVPGHEVVGVVDALGDGVSGWSLGQRVGVGYLGGHCGVCDACRRGNFVACADQPLTGSSVDGGYAEVAYARASGLVAVPDELTSAEAAPLLCAGFTVYNALLKAGVRAGDLVAVQGIGGLGHLGLQYAARMGLRVVAIARGRAKEEQARSFGARYYLDAVADDVAAGLQRLGGARVIVATAAAGDSTSALLGGLAHGGHLMVVGAGSQPIAVPALSLIFGDAVLEGSLTGRAIENEDNLRFAVDQGIRGLVEERPLAGAAEAFDRMHSGQARFRMVLTTG; from the coding sequence GTGAGCACCTACGCCGTCCTCCACGTCACGCCGGACGGAACGCTGGCCCCCTCGACCCGACCGCTGGTCGACCCGGCCCCCGGGCACGTCCGCCTGAGGGTCCAGGCGTGCGGCATCTGCCACACCGACGTGTTCACCGTGCAGCCGCACGCACCGCACGAACCCTCCCGCGTTCCGGGTCACGAGGTGGTCGGCGTCGTCGACGCCCTGGGTGACGGCGTCTCCGGCTGGTCCCTGGGCCAGCGGGTCGGCGTGGGGTACCTCGGTGGGCACTGCGGGGTGTGCGACGCCTGCCGCCGCGGGAACTTCGTCGCCTGCGCCGACCAGCCCCTCACCGGCTCGAGCGTCGACGGCGGCTACGCCGAGGTGGCCTACGCGCGGGCCAGCGGCCTGGTGGCGGTTCCCGACGAGCTGACCTCCGCCGAGGCCGCGCCCCTGCTGTGCGCCGGGTTCACCGTCTACAACGCGCTGCTCAAGGCCGGGGTGCGGGCCGGGGACCTCGTGGCGGTCCAGGGGATCGGCGGGCTCGGGCACCTGGGCCTCCAGTACGCCGCGCGCATGGGGTTGCGGGTCGTCGCGATCGCCAGGGGCAGGGCCAAGGAGGAGCAGGCGCGGTCGTTCGGGGCGCGGTACTACCTCGACGCGGTGGCCGACGACGTGGCGGCCGGGCTCCAGCGGCTGGGCGGGGCCCGGGTCATCGTCGCCACCGCCGCGGCCGGCGACTCGACCTCGGCCCTGCTGGGAGGCCTGGCCCACGGCGGCCACCTGATGGTCGTCGGCGCCGGCAGCCAGCCCATCGCGGTCCCCGCGCTGAGTCTGATCTTCGGTGACGCCGTCCTCGAGGGTTCCCTCACCGGCCGCGCCATCGAGAACGAGGACAACCTCCGCTTCGCCGTCGACCAGGGGATCCGCGGCCTGGTCGAGGAGCGTCCGCTCGCCGGGGCAGCCGAGGCCTTCGACCGGATGCACTCCGGTCAGGCCCGCTTCCGGATGGTCCTCACCACCGGTTGA
- a CDS encoding DUF6458 family protein → MRLGTSIFLLAVGAILAFAVTVSFSGVDLKTVGVILMVVGVLGIVLEFALFRPRTQRTTSVTSTDPTRNATTRRTETRDL, encoded by the coding sequence ATGCGCCTGGGAACCAGCATCTTCCTCCTCGCGGTCGGAGCGATCCTCGCCTTCGCCGTGACCGTCTCCTTCAGCGGAGTCGACCTCAAGACGGTCGGGGTGATCCTCATGGTGGTCGGTGTCCTCGGGATCGTCCTCGAGTTCGCGCTGTTCCGGCCCCGGACCCAGCGGACGACGAGCGTGACGAGCACCGACCCCACCCGCAACGCCACGACGCGCCGCACCGAGACCCGCGACCTCTGA
- a CDS encoding SigE family RNA polymerase sigma factor, protein MGGSFEEFVSTGSDRLLGFALLLTGDRGHAEDLLQDVLERMYVRWRRIDDPHAYARTALARKVTDRWRARARRPREVVFEDHHDDPVADGAAERAERSRVVEALRNLPPRQRAVIVLRYFEDWSEEQIADQLDVSRGTVKSQASKGLAALRQRMQERNEEVGARWTKG, encoded by the coding sequence GTGGGGGGTTCGTTCGAGGAGTTCGTGAGCACCGGCAGCGACCGGCTGCTCGGCTTCGCGCTGCTCCTGACCGGCGACCGCGGCCACGCGGAGGACCTCCTGCAGGACGTGCTCGAGCGGATGTACGTGCGCTGGCGCCGCATCGACGACCCGCACGCCTACGCCCGCACGGCGCTGGCCCGCAAGGTCACCGACCGGTGGCGGGCGCGGGCCCGTCGACCGCGCGAGGTCGTCTTCGAGGACCACCACGACGACCCCGTGGCCGACGGTGCCGCGGAACGGGCCGAACGGTCCCGGGTCGTCGAGGCGCTGCGGAACCTGCCGCCGCGGCAGCGCGCCGTCATCGTCCTGCGCTACTTCGAGGACTGGTCGGAGGAGCAGATCGCCGACCAGCTCGACGTCTCGCGCGGGACGGTCAAGAGCCAGGCCTCCAAGGGACTGGCCGCACTGCGTCAACGCATGCAGGAGAGGAACGAGGAGGTGGGCGCACGGTGGACGAAGGGCTGA
- a CDS encoding amidoligase family protein: MSTSLPRAGFEVELLAPVGVSRLDLAQEMASRAGGSVRRRFHVDTEASSAPGVSTFWHLTPAFDVLDAGGGAVCSLVDDTTIVADLDARAPSKPGWYRILSDDPRLLRLVERHADPAEGIGSVLDPVAELFGVRVRDAGVVRRLDDSAGATIALAAPLPGERERPCEVVTPPWVDDHARRLEELLEPARDLGFTVPAEAAVHVNLDAGPFRDVGRFRHVVSTFGERREELRGLFATNPRCTRLAPLPVELVELVRRDWPDWGSLRTAAAATGVSKFSDVNLTRVLGVRPGPDVLEVRILPGAIDGASIGGRFVQLVELLRSTR, translated from the coding sequence GTGAGCACGAGCCTGCCGCGCGCCGGTTTCGAGGTCGAGCTGCTCGCCCCCGTCGGGGTGAGCCGGCTCGACCTCGCGCAGGAGATGGCTTCCCGCGCAGGCGGATCGGTGCGTCGCCGGTTCCACGTCGACACCGAGGCGTCGTCGGCGCCGGGGGTGTCGACGTTCTGGCACCTGACCCCCGCCTTCGACGTCCTCGACGCCGGGGGCGGGGCGGTGTGCTCCCTCGTCGACGACACGACGATCGTCGCCGACCTCGACGCCCGGGCACCCTCGAAACCCGGGTGGTACCGGATCCTCAGCGACGACCCGCGGCTGCTGCGCCTCGTGGAACGTCACGCCGACCCGGCGGAGGGGATCGGATCGGTGCTGGACCCCGTCGCGGAACTGTTCGGCGTCCGGGTCCGGGACGCCGGGGTCGTGCGCAGGCTCGACGACTCCGCGGGGGCGACGATCGCGCTGGCGGCGCCGCTGCCGGGGGAGCGGGAACGTCCCTGCGAGGTCGTGACCCCGCCGTGGGTGGACGACCACGCCCGGCGACTCGAGGAACTGCTGGAACCCGCCCGCGACCTGGGGTTCACCGTTCCGGCCGAGGCGGCCGTCCACGTGAACCTCGACGCCGGACCGTTCCGGGACGTCGGGCGGTTCCGGCACGTCGTGTCGACGTTCGGGGAACGTCGCGAGGAACTCCGGGGACTGTTCGCGACGAACCCGCGCTGCACCCGGCTCGCGCCGCTGCCCGTGGAACTCGTGGAACTCGTCCGACGGGACTGGCCGGACTGGGGTTCGCTGCGCACCGCCGCGGCCGCCACGGGCGTGAGCAAGTTCAGCGACGTGAACCTGACGCGGGTGCTGGGCGTGCGTCCGGGCCCCGACGTCCTCGAGGTGCGGATCCTGCCCGGGGCCATCGACGGGGCGTCGATCGGTGGGCGGTTCGTTCAGCTGGTGGAGTTGTTGCGCTCGACGAGGTAG
- a CDS encoding class I SAM-dependent methyltransferase gives MPHFDLTARDARELWEGMYSSGHGHVWSGEPNAALVDAVADLTPGTALDLGCGEGGDVLHLARLGWRVTGVDVSDTAIERARAHAAQAGVEAHFERHDLGQTFPAGEFDLVTASFLHSFAFLDRIDVLRRAAQAVAPGGSLLVLGHHTVPPAQLERWRDDGVVIDLPSPAELRERLAPAGEWRVGREETTERRITFEDGSTFVGADGVLRLDRS, from the coding sequence ATGCCCCACTTCGACCTCACCGCCCGCGACGCCCGTGAACTCTGGGAGGGCATGTACTCCTCCGGCCACGGGCACGTCTGGAGCGGAGAACCCAACGCCGCGCTCGTCGACGCCGTCGCCGACCTCACCCCGGGCACGGCCCTGGACCTCGGCTGCGGGGAGGGCGGTGACGTCCTGCACCTGGCCCGCCTCGGCTGGCGGGTCACCGGCGTCGACGTCTCCGACACCGCGATCGAGCGGGCCCGCGCGCACGCCGCGCAGGCAGGGGTCGAGGCGCACTTCGAACGCCACGACCTCGGCCAGACCTTCCCCGCGGGGGAGTTCGACCTGGTGACGGCGTCCTTCCTGCACTCCTTCGCCTTCCTCGACCGGATCGACGTGCTGCGCCGCGCGGCGCAGGCGGTGGCGCCGGGGGGTTCGCTGCTCGTCCTCGGTCACCACACCGTCCCGCCGGCCCAGCTCGAGCGCTGGCGCGACGACGGCGTCGTCATCGACCTGCCCTCGCCCGCGGAACTGCGCGAACGGCTCGCGCCGGCGGGGGAGTGGCGCGTCGGGCGGGAGGAGACGACCGAACGGAGGATCACGTTCGAGGACGGCAGTACCTTCGTCGGAGCCGACGGTGTCCTGCGCCTGGACCGCAGCTGA